TTACGAGTGGAGATATcccgggtatgatgatgatgaagttgtaGAAACTTTTGCCATctggttcaatgattattgttgAAGTTTCTATTGGAATTATGGATATTAGAAAATTGATGTTTACCATATTCTATCTAAATAGTTTCAAATTATGGAAATATTGATAGTTTGCAGAGGCGTAGCAAAAATTGCTAACTTTTTTGAAGACCTTgtgcaatttaaaaaattatcatattcaattttgtatctttaaacactaaatatatacaacataatttaatatttagacCCCTAATTTTTTGAGGCCCTGTGCGGttgaacatgttgaacatgcttAGAACTTCCCCTGATAGTTTGCATAGCTGCATCAAGCACTTTATTTGGTGACTTGTTtacaatgaaaaagaagatgTTATTGTTCCAAATGTTTATGCATCTTTCTTTTTTGCTAAATGCTAGTGATAATTGACATAGTTGATCTAAATATAAATTGTCGAAAATTCAATGTACTTTGCCAAATCTGTGGTGCTATTTATAAAGATAAGTAAAATTTTCCATCTATGGCAAGAAGTTTTCAtcctttttttgatttttaaatttgatttattttgaaatgtgGAAGTGTTGGCACACAATATTCCTCATTTCAGAACTCAAAGTAACTTGTTctgtttttccttttccttcttaTTGGGGTGAATGATCAACAAAGTAGTCTTCGGTTTGTTCCTCTGGAGATGATGGGTCTCATCAAAGAAATGCATCTTTTGGAGATGATGTTGTAATTGTTGCGTACGTAACCTATCATTACTCTGGCATATGCATGTCTTTTTCCTCACGACTTCAAGTCTTGATGCGTGTATTTTATATTGCATAAGTAATCTTTATTCTTCTTATAAATACTTAACGTCCTACACCGTATGTAACCGAACAGTGCTTGTCGAACTGCGATATGTAAATCAAAACGCGGTGGTTTCAAAGACACACTCGCTGATGATCTACTTGCTCCTGTCTTAAAGGTAATTTCTTTATGAAACATCCTTGTTAAAATCAAATGTTTTGTCTTTTTGACCAAAAGTTATTGATATTCAACCACAGGCATTGATAGATAAAACAAATGTAAACCCTTGTGAGGTTGGAGATATTGTGGTAGGTACAGTATTGCCCCCAGGTTCAGAACGAGCAATAGAATGCAGGATGGCCACATTCTATGCTGGGTTTCCAGGTAAATCCATTTAAACGGCGTACTGCGAATTACGTTTAGTGCTCTTATAAAGCTTGAAACTTTTTCGCTTCCCGTTTCAGTTGGTACTTCTATTGCAACTTTCCTCTTAATCTCGCTAAAATCCTCTTGATATCAACATCTGTTTGTAGCTTTTGGATTGTACATTGTAGAATTATGTTCATCTGTTGAGCGATAAAATTATTCACAGGATTTGATTGAGTTTTCGTTCATTTTGCTTTAGACACAGTTCCTGTAAGAACTGTGAACAGGCAGTGTTCATCTGGTCTTCAAGCAGTTGCTGATGTAGCTGCTTGTATAAAGGCAGGATTTTATGACATAGGTCAGAATATATCTTTAATCTATGTTTTTCAAAAGACTTGTATATTTTTGGTGAAATTACTGTTTCCGGAATAATATTGCGTTCATATCATCCCTTCCTGTCTTATAGTGTAGCCTTTCACACTCTGAaacattttgttaattatatttgTTCAGGAATAGGTGCTGGAGTTGagtcaatgacgattgatcgTGTTGATAGGCCTCGGAAAATTAACCCAAAAGTAATTTCATTATTATGTTATcagcaaattaattattatgaagTTAAACGTGCTTAGTGACGGAATAtcgtaaaaaaattatttcaggTCGAGACCTTTGCGCAAGCAAAAGATTGCCTTCTTCCCATGGGTATAACCTCAGAGAATGTCGCAGAACGTTATGGTGTGACACGGCAAGAGCAAGACGAGGCTGCGGTAAGGTCCATTCAGGTGTTTAAGATTTTTACATCTCTTGGGTGgctcaaatattaatttaattttctgatATGTTTTTAGGTGGAATCTCATCGACGAGCTGCAGCAGCCACTGCTTCCGGAAAATTCAAGGAAGAAATTGTTCCGGTTTCAACCAAGGTAGTCACGGAGATGATGTTTCTTTCTCTTGCGATATAGATGGTGTTATGATTGCTTATTTGTCTATTTGTTGCCTAGATCGTCGATCCAAAAACTGGAGAAGAAAAACATGTAACGATCTCTGTTGATGATGGAATTCGACCAAACAGTAACATGGTGGATTTGGCAAAACTAAAGCCTTCTTTTAAAAAGGATGGTTCCTCAACAGCTGGTAAGTGAGCACGGAAGTATCTTCCACATAGTAGTAGAGCCTAAGAGTACAGAGAAATgaatatactattttattatatagtCCAAGTCCCGTTTTATGCACTTTACAAAGTATAATGAATTTAATTTGCTGCACAATTgtgctttaacttggtttgaaATAGTAAAATTCTAAAACTCCCTTTATCATAAAGTGTTTAAAATTGTTGAATCTTTATAGTACAATTCCTTTTTGTAATTATGATGATGTATGTAACTAAATTTTAAGCAGAGTTTTCAAAGGCACATTGAAATAGATGTGTCATGTGcattgtcacatgattcgctaatcttctTGCGAATCGTGAATCGAAGAAAGCTAATTATAGTCGCATTTGGGAAAATTTGAGTGAATtgtgaattcaaaaagcgaattagctagcgaattatgttgcACTAGTCATGTgtataaaatttatgatttttatataaattaaacctATACATGATCATTGTCTTCAAATAAGAAAACAACTTTGATCAAGGGTTAAAAGAGTAACTCTATTTCAAAATTACTCTCCACGTATCAAATCAATGTAACATAGTCCGCCAGGTAATTCGCCTTTTAAATTCGGGATTTGCTCATATTGTTGAAAATAGCCCGAAACttaccataattcgcttttttcgattcgcaATTCGCAGGGAGATTAGCAAATCACGTGAcactatttcaaaattttaaactatTCCCGAAACATTAGTCTACTTTTAGCCGGATTGTACATAATTTTCTGTCTTTCTACTTGCTTGCCGTCAATTTACCTATTGAGATTAATCTAATTCGTTTGGCCCTTCTAGAATTATCTTCAAGATCCGCCTCTGTATGTGAGATAGGATTTACTATAGAAAGTTGAGGTTGAAAGAAATTGTATGTCTCTTCTTGAAAGCCTTTTTCATTATCCTAGGTAATTCTAGCCAAGTGAGTGATGGAGCTGGAGCAGTCCTCCTCATGAAGAGGAGTTTAGCAATGAAGAAAGGGCTTCCAATTCTTGGTGTA
The sequence above is drawn from the Amaranthus tricolor cultivar Red isolate AtriRed21 chromosome 5, ASM2621246v1, whole genome shotgun sequence genome and encodes:
- the LOC130813140 gene encoding 3-ketoacyl CoA thiolase 1, peroxisomal-like isoform X1; translation: MEKAINRQRVLLQHLNPTFSQLHDSTISSSVCSSGDDGSHQRNASFGDDVVIVAACRTAICKSKRGGFKDTLADDLLAPVLKALIDKTNVNPCEVGDIVVGTVLPPGSERAIECRMATFYAGFPDTVPVRTVNRQCSSGLQAVADVAACIKAGFYDIGIGAGVESMTIDRVDRPRKINPKVETFAQAKDCLLPMGITSENVAERYGVTRQEQDEAAVESHRRAAAATASGKFKEEIVPVSTKIVDPKTGEEKHVTISVDDGIRPNSNMVDLAKLKPSFKKDGSSTAGNSSQVSDGAGAVLLMKRSLAMKKGLPILGVFRSFAAVGVDPAVMGIGPAFAIPAAVKSAGLKLDDIDLFEINEAFASQYVYCRKQLNLDPAKVNVNGGAIALGHPLGATGARCVATLLHEMRRQGRDCRFGVISMCIGSGMGAAAVFERGDCVDGLTNACVARMNN
- the LOC130813140 gene encoding 3-ketoacyl CoA thiolase 1, peroxisomal-like isoform X2, whose amino-acid sequence is MILPFLACRTAICKSKRGGFKDTLADDLLAPVLKALIDKTNVNPCEVGDIVVGTVLPPGSERAIECRMATFYAGFPDTVPVRTVNRQCSSGLQAVADVAACIKAGFYDIGIGAGVESMTIDRVDRPRKINPKVETFAQAKDCLLPMGITSENVAERYGVTRQEQDEAAVESHRRAAAATASGKFKEEIVPVSTKIVDPKTGEEKHVTISVDDGIRPNSNMVDLAKLKPSFKKDGSSTAGNSSQVSDGAGAVLLMKRSLAMKKGLPILGVFRSFAAVGVDPAVMGIGPAFAIPAAVKSAGLKLDDIDLFEINEAFASQYVYCRKQLNLDPAKVNVNGGAIALGHPLGATGARCVATLLHEMRRQGRDCRFGVISMCIGSGMGAAAVFERGDCVDGLTNACVARMNN